The DNA region ACCGGCTGCCTCGGAGTTTGCGGACAGGCCGGAGCCGCAGATCCAAAGCAGAAAGAGCAGCAGGATCATCCTGCCGGGAAGGAAACTCCCGGCTGGAGGCGCTTTTCGAGTATCGATTCTCATCCGGACAGCATTTCCGGAAACAGCTATGCTGTCAAGATTGGGGATCTGGTTTGGGAAAACAGCCCTACTCGAAGTAGTAGATGGCTTGGATGGGATCGATGCGGGCGGCTTTGATCGCGGGATAGAGTCCGGAAAGTACTCCGACGAGGAAAGCGAAGAAAAGCCCCAGCAGGACTCCCTGCACGGGCAGAAAGAGATTGAAATGAATGGCGCGGCCGATCAGGCCCAGGATGAGCGAGGCCAGAATGATGCCCAAAACCGCTCCCAACATGGCCAGGCTGACCGATTCAAGGATGAAGTAGAAAAAAATGTCGCGTTCCGTGGCTCCGACGCTCTTGCGGACGCCGATCTCCGTCATCCGTTCCTGGATGGAGATCAGCAGGGTGCTGAACAGCCCGATGCCGCCAACGATCAGGGATATCGAGGCAATGGCGATCAGGGTGACGTTCCACTTGCCCATGTATTTGTCGATCTCTTTGGTGATCGTGAGCATGAGTTCGCCCACTTCCACGAAGCTGAAATTGGGATACATGCTGTGGCGCGCGAGCAGCAACTGGCGCGCCTGGGTCTTCAGGGTGCGGAATTCCTCTTCCGAAGCGGCTTGCAGATAGATCAGGTGCAGGCCTTTGTTCGTGCCCAGATACTGGCTCCCATATTTGAGGGGGACATACACCGCGCTGAGATCCTCTTTGCGCTCCCAGGAATTGAAGTTCATGCCGCTGCCGCTGGAAAGCTGGTCGTCAGCGAGCACGCCCACGATCCGCAGGCGGTGCGGGCCCAACTGCAGGGTCTTGCCGACAGGATCGGCGGAGCCGTATTGCTCCTTGGCAAAATGGTATCCGAGCACCGCGACGGGCAACAGCTTGTCGTTCTCATAGCCGTTGTAGAATCTGCCCCGCTGGATGGGATAGGTCTTGTTGGCAAAATATTCCGGGTCGGTGGCGCGCAGGCGGACCTGCTTGTCCTTGTTGCCCAGGCGCATGATGGCGGAACTTTCGATCATGGCATAAGCGCTTTTATGGGGGATCTGCTCCCGCAGCGCCAGATAATCGTCGTAATCGATGGTGCGGACGCTTTTTGCTGCCCGGCGCAGGACGCGCTGGCTGCTTCTGGGGCCGAAGATGGAACCTTGCTGACCGGCCGTGATCAGCACCGAATAGTCCCATCCCATGCCCTGCATGTTCGAATTGATGAGCTCTTTCAGGGCATAGACGCTGGAAAACATGGAAACCACGGCCAGCACGCCGATCACGATGCCCGTCAGGGTGAGAAGGGAGCGCAGTTTATGGCTCAGGATGCTCTGAAAGGCGCTGCGCAGGGCGTCCCAAGCTGGAACGCGGGTCATTCCATGGTGATCTTGCACTTCGGACATTGTTTGAAATTGCCCCTGGCTTTGCTGGATTTTTCCACCAGATAGGGATTTCCGCATTCCGGGCAGGGTATCGGGACAGGCTTGTCGTTGGAGATCCATTTGCAATCGGGGTAGCGGGTGCAGGAATAGAAAACGCTGCCCTTTTTGTTCCGGCGCTGCACGATCTCACCCGTGCCGCATTCGGGGCAGGCTATGCCCGTGGTTTTGGGACGGGAATATTTGCATTTGGGATAGTTGCTGCAGGCTATGAATTCGCCAAACTTTCCGGTCCGTTCCATCAGCGGGCTGCCGCATTGGGGGCATTTTTCCTCCAAGGCCTTGGGCACCGAAATGACGATTTTGCCGTCCTTGTCCCTGGTGAAGCTTTTGCTGTTTTTACAGGCT from Candidatus Syntrophosphaera sp. includes:
- a CDS encoding ABC transporter permease, producing the protein MTRVPAWDALRSAFQSILSHKLRSLLTLTGIVIGVLAVVSMFSSVYALKELINSNMQGMGWDYSVLITAGQQGSIFGPRSSQRVLRRAAKSVRTIDYDDYLALREQIPHKSAYAMIESSAIMRLGNKDKQVRLRATDPEYFANKTYPIQRGRFYNGYENDKLLPVAVLGYHFAKEQYGSADPVGKTLQLGPHRLRIVGVLADDQLSSGSGMNFNSWERKEDLSAVYVPLKYGSQYLGTNKGLHLIYLQAASEEEFRTLKTQARQLLLARHSMYPNFSFVEVGELMLTITKEIDKYMGKWNVTLIAIASISLIVGGIGLFSTLLISIQERMTEIGVRKSVGATERDIFFYFILESVSLAMLGAVLGIILASLILGLIGRAIHFNLFLPVQGVLLGLFFAFLVGVLSGLYPAIKAARIDPIQAIYYFE